AAAACTGAAACttatcttttttaaaaaaatagtatatacTAGCCAGCCACCCGGCGTGGCTCGAGAAGGATAGTAACCTGCAAAGGGGAAACTCAGAACTTGGAAGACATGTTCAAATTGGCCTCTCAATGGGTAAATATGAAAGAACGTACGAAAAACCACGATTTATTGGAATGCACGGTTAGAAGGACAGCAAGGTGTGTCATTCACCTGTGAACGGTGAGgttgtgagaaaatatttatttatatgtatattccCTCATTCAGTAAGCGCAagcatataaataaattcatagagaaggaaagaaagggataggaacataccATGGAAAAAGGACAATGGTGTTGTAGTGGTATAATAGAAGCCAGAAATCAGAAGGTAAAAATACAGCCtgacccagaacctcctggttgccagCCGGTTTCTCCACCAGTTgtgctaccaggacgcttagagtTACCACGATTTTGCCAGGGGTTATGCACAGAAAACTCAGGGTtcaagtcccagtcaggccgcatttttttctttttaatccatGGTTATCTTTGGGGCAAGTTAAATAATGTTTAGTCGATATGGTTAAAATTTGTTCTTAGAACTGAGAGAAGCCATCTCACCAAGTTCACACTTCCTCCACTCCATTCGTCACTTTCAACGCTGGATGCCAACTTGCTTATTTTTTCCACGAGACGCTTAGCCTCTTTGCCGGAAGCAGTCACTCTTATCCTCATTCTAGCCCTCTCCAAAGGGATTGATGCCTTCAACTGCGGTATAACCTCTAAAGCCTAAAGGAAATTCAATGTGCAAGCATGACCAAGAGAACAGTATATATTCTGATTATTGGGTAGGTATGTGTCGCAAAATTTAAACCCCATACAGAGTTCATCCAATTCATAGATGACCTAATAAATGAAGAATCAGAACAATTTACCTGTTGTTTCGCATTCCTGTTAGGTTTCACAGAAAAATGTACATCTTTCATTGCTTTCTCAATTATGGAGACCGGGTATGGTCTTTTCGTATCAGGGTTGATGCACTTATCTGCAAAGTCAGAGAGATTGGCATTCACACATTAACGTCTATGAGCTGATATaccgtgtaaacaagcctttaCATGAAAACCATGTTGTACTTCATCCATTCTAAAAAATGTTCATACCTGCGACAGTAGtagcaatatctttgaaaatagaCTCAAGGTGAGCATTTCTTTCCTTATCTGACACTTGGAGCTCTCCCTTTGCCAAAATTTCTTTGCAAATTTCAGTTTCATCATCCTTACCAAATGCTTTTATTAAGTCTTCCTTTTTGGCTACTTGACCTTTAGATACGTTTAAGAAAATAGTGTGAGTCTGCAGAACTTCATCAATGTCCTTTTCACTAAAGACAGAGAAGAAGAtccattaatttattgaaagaaactGTGCACTGATAAAATTAatgcttaatattaattaaaaaattaatcaacacTGACACTTTGTCTCGCCAAGAAACGACTTTATTCTTGTAGCAAGCAATCTCGAAACGTTTTCCACCCTTTTTTATTCTCACAACTGCTACATTGGTGAGTCGTATTTGATTAGTTGGAGtgaatatttttgacattttgcTAATCTAGGAGAAACACGTGAGCAGCAACAGGTTTacacgattaaaaaataaactcgcTATTTTCACACCaagaaaaacttaaaatcaaCGTCCAGTAAGTACTATCCAAGTCACTAGACAGCATATTTAATCTCAGTCACACTTTTATAAAATCTGCACCGATAACACTACGCACATCTCAATTGAACTCGTTCTCTACTACGCATTTGCGCGCAGCCGTATTTTCGGGCAACTGTTATCACTTGTTTATTAGCAAGAGGCGCCATTTTCAAACACGCTTGGTCGGTGACAATCAATCGGGTCCGCATGCAagttatcagtggcgcagcgtgataaatatttaagcttaatccattttacttaattggattgatattactaatagaaaagtgtaaggataaataaaatatcccttagaaatccgtaaaactcaccattttgaaccgtttatcttaaaattccgcaatttattaatctcgcacctaccgcttatcctgatgggtattccatactcccacacaccccggtattatttgCTCTTAaccccccctcccagccttaattcctggctgcgcccctgcaagcTTGGACGAGTACGTTGacccagtggcgcagtgagggggggttttgggggataaaatccccccagagctgagggaaacttcaaagtttaacccattttatttaatttcattaatacgAGTGGGATGTGCCCGCTCacagtgggcttcccccgctcttttcaatgcaggtccacagagggataggcgcgtttctaattttaaaatgtagaaaaaaaggcagggtcttatgtacaaatttaattggaatgttaatgtacaaattgaggtcagaggacctctttaaacacaacattggaagtaattacactatcctctgttaatacttgttatcgtattccttaatatttacaaaaatattttgaaaagatcttaccctagagaatgctacataaagttggccatgagagaatacagggtcaggcaggaataagccagctctttgcaaggtctgaccctgagccttgttaatagtcatcgcatagggaaccttaatgggaaattgtctgcgagtcaaattaaaaagcatggtgggatccgacggcgttaactgtattcttgcgATGAGGACAac
This genomic interval from Ischnura elegans chromosome 5, ioIscEleg1.1, whole genome shotgun sequence contains the following:
- the LOC124158488 gene encoding ribosome maturation protein SBDS, with product MSKIFTPTNQIRLTNVAVVRIKKGGKRFEIACYKNKVVSWRDKVEKDIDEVLQTHTIFLNVSKGQVAKKEDLIKAFGKDDETEICKEILAKGELQVSDKERNAHLESIFKDIATTVADKCINPDTKRPYPVSIIEKAMKDVHFSVKPNRNAKQQALEVIPQLKASIPLERARMRIRVTASGKEAKRLVEKISKLASSVESDEWSGGSVNLVCLIDPGHYRGVDELVQSSAGPKGAHAVLELINLKEITEGEEIIE